A genomic region of Papaver somniferum cultivar HN1 chromosome 7, ASM357369v1, whole genome shotgun sequence contains the following coding sequences:
- the LOC113297617 gene encoding GPI mannosyltransferase 2-like isoform X2, which translates to MSTNTPRTQLSINKINESHKILRVALISRILLISLIILWRSLLSPYDTSAILNPNCLSSDSYTSSELPIWPKIGSAIEGSIVWDGVYFIRIAQCGYEYEQTYAFFPLLPIFIYILSRTVFAPLVPIIGYRAVLGLSGYFINNVAFLLSAVYFYRLSVIILKDGKTAFRASMLFCFNPASIFYSSIYTESLYSLFSLGGIYHLLSGGSTIAVLLFALSGAARSNGVLNAGYICFQAIHRAYDAIVQKKRIGLAVMTLIDGALRSLCIFAPFVTFQAYGYHNLCRGLVSDEMRPWCKARVPFLYDFLQGHYWGVGFFKYFQLKQLPNFLLASPILSLALCSIAHYVKSRPEIVISLGFRASHKEKNLAAILYPSGVKGRLNDIQVSANFSSEVLKENPTLKQRKKMGKEQTLSSSLDTIPSENDEVVPAKSDYASISVLPFVLHLAFMSATAFFVMHVQPSSVLVFFVFDGVLWQMCICHLGILCGIHPSWEFTLL; encoded by the exons ATGTCGACTAATACCCCAAGAACCCAACTTTCTATCAATAAAATCAACGAATCCCACAAAATCTTACGAGTTGCCCTAATTTCAAGAATTCTTCTTATATCTCTAATCATCTTATGGAGATCTCTACTCAGTCCTTACGATACTTCAGCAATACTAAACCCTAACTGTCTCTCTTCAGATTCGTACACTTCTTCTGAATTGCCTATTTGGCCTAAAATTGGATCCGCCATAGAAGGAAGTATTGTGTGGGATGGAGTTTATTTCATCAGGATCGCTCAATGTGGTTATGAGTATGAACAGACCTATGCATTTTTCCCTCTTCTACCCATTTTTATTTATATACTATCTCGAACTG TTTTTGCTCCACTGGTACCTATTATTGGATACAGAGCGGTGTTAGGTTTATCAGGATACTTTATCAATAATGTAGCATTTTTGCTTTCAGCTGTTTACTTTTACAG GCTTTCAGTTATTATTTTGAAGGACGGTAAAACTGCATTTCGCGCATCCATGTTATTTTGCTTCAATCCAGCTTCCATATTTTATTCATCAAT ATATACAGAGAGTTTGTATTCTTTATTTTCTCTCGGTGGTATATACCACTTACTATCTGGTGGAAGCACTATCGCTGTGCTTCTGTTTGCTCTCTCTGGTGCTGCAAGATCAAATGGTGTGCTTAATGCCGGCTATATCTGTTTTCAGGCAATACATCGGGCTTACGATGCTATCGTCCAGAAAAAACGTATTGGG TTGGCTGTGATGACTCTTATAGATGGAGCTTTGCGATCTCTATGCATTTTTGCCCCATTCGTTACTTTTCAAGCTTATGGATACCACAACCTTTGCCGGGGGCTCGTATCAGATGAAATGAGGCCTTGGTGCAAAGCAAGAGTGCCTTTTTTGTATGACTTCCTTCAAGGCCATTACTG GGGGGTTGGTTTCTTTAAGTATTTCCAGCTGAAACAGTTGCCCAACTTTCTTCTTGCGTCGCCTATACTATCTTTGGCACTCTGTTCAATTGCACATTATGTGAAATCGCGGCCTGAAATTGTTATCTCATTGGGTTTCCGAGCTTCTCACAAGGAAAAGAACTTAGCTGCTATTCTATACCCTTCTGGAGTAAAAGGAAGATTGAACGATATTCAGGTCTCAGCGAACTTCTCTTCTGAAGTCCTCAAAG AAAATCCCACTCTTAAACAGAGGAAAAAGATGGGCAAAGAACAAACTCTTAGTTCTTCTCTAGACACTATACCATCAGAGAACGATGAAGTAGTTCCAGCAAAGTCAGACTATGCTTCCATATCAGTTCTTCCGTTCGTTCTACACCTGGCGTTTATGTCAGCCACAGCATTTTTTGTGATGCACGTTCAA CCCTCCTCTGTATTGGTTTTCTTCGTATTTGATGGCGTCCTGTGGCAGATGTGCATATGTCATTTGGGCATACTCTGCGGCATACATCCTTCTTGGGAGTTTACTCTTCTCTAA
- the LOC113297617 gene encoding GPI mannosyltransferase 2-like isoform X1, translating into MSTNTPRTQLSINKINESHKILRVALISRILLISLIILWRSLLSPYDTSAILNPNCLSSDSYTSSELPIWPKIGSAIEGSIVWDGVYFIRIAQCGYEYEQTYAFFPLLPIFIYILSRTVFAPLVPIIGYRAVLGLSGYFINNVAFLLSAVYFYRLSVIILKDGKTAFRASMLFCFNPASIFYSSIYTESLYSLFSLGGIYHLLSGGSTIAVLLFALSGAARSNGVLNAGYICFQAIHRAYDAIVQKKRIGLAVMTLIDGALRSLCIFAPFVTFQAYGYHNLCRGLVSDEMRPWCKARVPFLYDFLQGHYWGVGFFKYFQLKQLPNFLLASPILSLALCSIAHYVKSRPEIVISLGFRASHKEKNLAAILYPSGVKGRLNDIQVSANFSSEVLKENPTLKQRKKMGKEQTLSSSLDTIPSENDEVVPAKSDYASISVLPFVLHLAFMSATAFFVMHVQVATRFLSSSPPLYWFSSYLMASCGRCAYVIWAYSAAYILLGSLLFSNFYPFT; encoded by the exons ATGTCGACTAATACCCCAAGAACCCAACTTTCTATCAATAAAATCAACGAATCCCACAAAATCTTACGAGTTGCCCTAATTTCAAGAATTCTTCTTATATCTCTAATCATCTTATGGAGATCTCTACTCAGTCCTTACGATACTTCAGCAATACTAAACCCTAACTGTCTCTCTTCAGATTCGTACACTTCTTCTGAATTGCCTATTTGGCCTAAAATTGGATCCGCCATAGAAGGAAGTATTGTGTGGGATGGAGTTTATTTCATCAGGATCGCTCAATGTGGTTATGAGTATGAACAGACCTATGCATTTTTCCCTCTTCTACCCATTTTTATTTATATACTATCTCGAACTG TTTTTGCTCCACTGGTACCTATTATTGGATACAGAGCGGTGTTAGGTTTATCAGGATACTTTATCAATAATGTAGCATTTTTGCTTTCAGCTGTTTACTTTTACAG GCTTTCAGTTATTATTTTGAAGGACGGTAAAACTGCATTTCGCGCATCCATGTTATTTTGCTTCAATCCAGCTTCCATATTTTATTCATCAAT ATATACAGAGAGTTTGTATTCTTTATTTTCTCTCGGTGGTATATACCACTTACTATCTGGTGGAAGCACTATCGCTGTGCTTCTGTTTGCTCTCTCTGGTGCTGCAAGATCAAATGGTGTGCTTAATGCCGGCTATATCTGTTTTCAGGCAATACATCGGGCTTACGATGCTATCGTCCAGAAAAAACGTATTGGG TTGGCTGTGATGACTCTTATAGATGGAGCTTTGCGATCTCTATGCATTTTTGCCCCATTCGTTACTTTTCAAGCTTATGGATACCACAACCTTTGCCGGGGGCTCGTATCAGATGAAATGAGGCCTTGGTGCAAAGCAAGAGTGCCTTTTTTGTATGACTTCCTTCAAGGCCATTACTG GGGGGTTGGTTTCTTTAAGTATTTCCAGCTGAAACAGTTGCCCAACTTTCTTCTTGCGTCGCCTATACTATCTTTGGCACTCTGTTCAATTGCACATTATGTGAAATCGCGGCCTGAAATTGTTATCTCATTGGGTTTCCGAGCTTCTCACAAGGAAAAGAACTTAGCTGCTATTCTATACCCTTCTGGAGTAAAAGGAAGATTGAACGATATTCAGGTCTCAGCGAACTTCTCTTCTGAAGTCCTCAAAG AAAATCCCACTCTTAAACAGAGGAAAAAGATGGGCAAAGAACAAACTCTTAGTTCTTCTCTAGACACTATACCATCAGAGAACGATGAAGTAGTTCCAGCAAAGTCAGACTATGCTTCCATATCAGTTCTTCCGTTCGTTCTACACCTGGCGTTTATGTCAGCCACAGCATTTTTTGTGATGCACGTTCAA GTGGCAACTCGCTTCTTGTCTTCCAGCCCTCCTCTGTATTGGTTTTCTTCGTATTTGATGGCGTCCTGTGGCAGATGTGCATATGTCATTTGGGCATACTCTGCGGCATACATCCTTCTTGGGAGTTTACTCTTCTCTAACTTTTATCCCTTTACTTGA